DNA sequence from the Verrucomicrobiia bacterium genome:
AACATAGACGACGCGGTCCTCGCGCGGGCGATTACGCAGTGTGGGAATGTTTCCCCGATGGGGGACCGACGGAACGTCGGCACGTAGATCGTGGATTTGAACAAAGGGCACGGCCCGCTTCGTGACCCGCTGGAGATTATCGACACGCGGGCCTTGGTTGATCACGACCTGATTGATCCGCTGAATCCTCGTAATGTTAACCGTCTTGTTCACGATCGTCTGGTTCACAACGACAACGGACGGGCGGATCGGCTCGCAAAAGTGGCGGCGATCGATGAAGACAAACGTATTCGGCGCGTAGATCACTTGATCCGCGTAGATCGTCGTGCCTTGCGGGCCGAAATCACAACCCGGCGGCAACGGCGCCCAACCGATATAGTCACCGCCCTCACGCCACGAAACCCAGGCGGGCGCCCATTGCGTGCCCGGTGTCCACAGCCAGCCGTAGTACGCGTCGTATACCCAGCGCCCGTAATGATACGTCGCCCACGCCCACGGTTCGTCACTCGCCCAGTACCAACCACCATCCGTCCACAACCACGACCCGTTCGTGTACGGTCGCCAGGAATCGTCCACGTAAGCGGGGTACCAACACCAGCCGTATGAATCGGTCTGTACCCAATTCCCATACGCAGCGAGCGGTGCCCGAAAATCGCCAGTCTCCCGAACATCGACCCCTGCCGAGTACGCGTACTCCGCCGAAGCCTGTTGAAAAGCAAATCCCGATAGCACCACCGCCACACCCGCCAAAATCGTCCACGTTATTTTCATATAACGCTCCTCTCTGTCGAATTGGACGATGTTCCCGACAGATTATTCAGAGCGTGATCCGAGAAAGTTCCGGCCAGGGGCCTCAACCCAATATTGAACCCACTTTGACCGCATGGCCTCGCAGGAAAGCATCGAGGGGCATGCGTTTGCTGTTGGCCGGTTGGAGTTCCTGGATGCGCACACCGCCCTGGCTGGTGGCGACGATGAAATCGGGAAGCAGCTCACCGGGGTTGCCCGAGACACCATCCACGACTTCGACTTTCCAGACCTTCAACAACAAATCGCCCGCGCGCGTGT
Encoded proteins:
- a CDS encoding methionyl-tRNA formyltransferase; translated protein: TRAGDLLLKVWKVEVVDGVSGNPGELLPDFIVATSQGGVRIQELQPANSKRMPLDAFLRGHAVKVGSILG
- a CDS encoding DUF6600 domain-containing protein, which gives rise to MKITWTILAGVAVVLSGFAFQQASAEYAYSAGVDVRETGDFRAPLAAYGNWVQTDSYGWCWYPAYVDDSWRPYTNGSWLWTDGGWYWASDEPWAWATYHYGRWVYDAYYGWLWTPGTQWAPAWVSWREGGDYIGWAPLPPGCDFGPQGTTIYADQVIYAPNTFVFIDRRHFCEPIRPSVVVVNQTIVNKTVNITRIQRINQVVINQGPRVDNLQRVTKRAVPFVQIHDLRADVPSVPHRGNIPTLRNRPREDRVVYVPPQSPGRDLNRDVPAVRGPDRSRDDRSPVSQPLANNGRSDNGRVDKHHGRDIADDSLGNGRRN